In Mycobacterium sp. 050128, one genomic interval encodes:
- a CDS encoding ferredoxin, which translates to MARKIEVDWGLCESNGVCMGINPDIFELGDDDMLTVHTEEVTPENEADVREAVRQCPRQAIAIVGE; encoded by the coding sequence ATGGCGAGGAAAATCGAGGTCGATTGGGGACTCTGCGAGAGCAACGGTGTCTGCATGGGCATCAACCCCGACATTTTTGAGCTCGGCGATGACGACATGCTGACCGTTCACACCGAAGAAGTCACCCCGGAGAACGAGGCGGACGTGCGCGAGGCCGTCCGTCAATGCCCTCGGCAGGCAATCGCGATCGTCGGAGAGTAG
- a CDS encoding ferredoxin, with translation MKVWVDDQRCRGHGMCLTLCPDVFSLTDDGYAEAIDSDVPTELEAATQEAIECCPEQAISEK, from the coding sequence ATGAAAGTTTGGGTAGACGACCAACGGTGTCGCGGCCACGGTATGTGCCTCACGCTTTGTCCGGACGTGTTCAGCCTGACCGATGACGGTTACGCAGAAGCGATAGATTCCGATGTTCCAACGGAATTGGAAGCCGCCACTCAGGAAGCCATCGAGTGCTGCCCCGAGCAGGCGATCAGCGAGAAGTAA
- a CDS encoding thiolase C-terminal domain-containing protein encodes MSAAPGRPLPLVTQENEFFWTSGADGKLRLQECKACESLIHPPAPVCRYCRSLDIGVRAVSGRATLAGFTINERFSLPGLVAPYVIAQVAIAEDPRVRLTTNIVDCEPDQLELGQQVEVVFEHVEDVWFPLFRPIPDAEPAPLPIDEIAPERFGEYVRPMLTTDKFEDKVALTGIGMSPIGRRLMQPPLALTVQACEAAIADAGLTYADIDGLSTYPGALNVGGFGEGGVTALEGALGIRPTWHNGAMETFGPGGSVIAAMLAVACGLARHVLCFRTLWEATNGELMKQGKIAPTQGSAGRMSGWQMPFGATSAAHTLAMNAQRHFHRYGTTKETLGWIALNQRANAELNPTAIYRTPMTMDDYLNARPITTPFGLYDCDVPCDGAIAVIVSAVDAARDMAKPPVLVEAVGTQIVERLDWDQSTLTHEPQALGQAAHVWTRTSLRPADVDVAELYDGFSFNCLTWIEALGFCGIGEAKDFLDGGKNIARDGQLPLNTHGGQLSHGRTHGMGLMHEAITQLRGEAGDRQVADARVGVVSSGGLTPSGVLLLRADT; translated from the coding sequence GTGTCAGCAGCACCGGGCCGCCCATTGCCCCTGGTCACGCAGGAGAACGAGTTTTTCTGGACCTCGGGTGCCGACGGAAAGCTACGACTGCAGGAATGTAAGGCCTGCGAATCCCTGATCCATCCGCCGGCGCCGGTGTGCCGTTATTGCCGGTCGTTGGATATCGGGGTGCGCGCGGTTTCCGGCCGGGCGACGCTGGCCGGCTTCACCATCAACGAGCGGTTCAGCCTGCCCGGGCTGGTCGCGCCCTACGTGATCGCGCAGGTTGCGATCGCCGAGGACCCGCGGGTGCGATTGACCACAAACATCGTGGACTGCGAGCCCGATCAGCTCGAGCTCGGTCAACAGGTCGAGGTCGTCTTCGAGCATGTCGAGGACGTGTGGTTTCCGCTGTTTCGGCCCATCCCCGACGCCGAGCCCGCGCCGCTGCCGATCGACGAGATCGCACCGGAACGCTTCGGCGAATACGTGCGTCCGATGCTCACCACCGACAAGTTCGAAGACAAGGTCGCGTTGACCGGGATCGGCATGTCACCGATCGGCCGGCGACTGATGCAACCGCCGCTGGCGCTGACGGTGCAGGCGTGTGAGGCCGCGATCGCCGACGCCGGCCTGACCTATGCCGACATCGACGGACTGTCCACCTACCCCGGCGCGCTCAACGTCGGCGGATTCGGGGAGGGCGGGGTCACCGCTCTCGAGGGCGCGCTGGGCATTCGGCCGACCTGGCACAACGGCGCGATGGAGACGTTCGGCCCGGGCGGATCGGTGATCGCCGCGATGCTCGCGGTCGCCTGCGGGCTGGCGCGTCACGTGCTCTGCTTCCGGACGCTGTGGGAAGCCACCAACGGCGAGCTGATGAAGCAGGGCAAGATCGCCCCGACCCAGGGATCAGCGGGCCGGATGTCGGGCTGGCAGATGCCATTCGGCGCCACCTCGGCAGCGCACACCTTGGCGATGAACGCCCAGCGGCACTTCCACCGATACGGCACCACCAAAGAAACGCTGGGCTGGATCGCGTTGAACCAGCGGGCCAACGCCGAGCTCAACCCCACGGCCATCTACCGGACCCCGATGACGATGGACGACTACCTCAACGCGCGGCCCATCACCACACCGTTCGGCCTCTACGACTGCGACGTGCCGTGCGACGGCGCGATCGCCGTGATCGTCTCCGCCGTCGATGCGGCCCGTGATATGGCCAAGCCCCCGGTCCTGGTCGAGGCGGTCGGAACGCAGATCGTCGAGCGACTCGACTGGGACCAAAGCACTTTGACCCACGAGCCGCAGGCGCTGGGTCAGGCGGCACACGTGTGGACGCGCACCTCGCTGCGACCTGCCGACGTCGACGTCGCCGAGCTGTACGACGGGTTTTCGTTCAACTGCCTGACCTGGATCGAGGCGCTGGGCTTCTGCGGAATCGGCGAGGCCAAGGACTTTCTGGACGGCGGCAAGAACATCGCGCGCGACGGGCAGTTGCCGCTCAACACCCACGGCGGCCAACTGTCGCATGGCCGCACCCACGGCATGGGCCTGATGCACGAGGCGATCACCCAGCTGCGCGGCGAGGCGGGCGACCGTCAGGTCGCCGATGCCCGGGTCGGTGTGGTCAGCAGCGGCGGCCTCACTCCCAGCGGGGTGCTCCTGCTGCGGGCCGACACATGA
- a CDS encoding NAD-dependent epimerase/dehydratase family protein, whose translation MLDAEKILITGATGKIAFPIARALAQAGNEVWGAARLRDPADREKLVDAAILPIALDISAGDFSGLPDDFSYVFHAAVDPGAEDWNRCIETNAQMSGELLHHCRTAKGFVFCSTGSIYAYQGQRPLTESDPPGVPLRANYSMSKVAAEAVCTWIAKHYRIPLSIIRICSTYGPQGGAPADRLDAMLAGKPIRLYPDKPNNYNPIYEDDYIELGIRAMEVATVPPVVVNWAGSETVSVEDYCTFMGELVGVEPIFEYTDQAHPPLWPDVTHMHDVLGRTKVPWRDGFRRMIEARHPGIALPPHDSTTP comes from the coding sequence TTGCTCGACGCGGAGAAGATCCTGATCACCGGGGCGACGGGCAAGATCGCGTTCCCCATCGCGCGCGCCCTGGCCCAAGCGGGGAACGAGGTGTGGGGCGCCGCTCGCTTGAGGGATCCCGCGGACCGGGAAAAACTCGTCGACGCCGCCATCTTGCCCATCGCGCTGGACATCAGCGCCGGCGACTTCTCCGGTCTACCTGACGATTTCAGCTACGTATTTCACGCGGCCGTGGACCCTGGCGCGGAGGACTGGAACCGCTGCATCGAAACCAACGCACAGATGTCCGGCGAACTGCTGCACCACTGCCGCACCGCCAAGGGATTCGTGTTCTGTTCCACCGGCTCGATTTACGCCTACCAGGGGCAGCGGCCGTTGACCGAATCCGATCCGCCGGGGGTGCCGCTGCGGGCGAACTACAGCATGTCCAAGGTTGCCGCCGAGGCGGTGTGTACGTGGATTGCCAAGCATTATCGGATCCCGCTCAGCATCATCCGGATCTGTTCGACGTACGGCCCCCAGGGCGGTGCGCCGGCCGACCGTCTCGATGCGATGTTGGCGGGCAAGCCAATTCGGCTGTATCCCGATAAGCCGAACAACTACAACCCGATCTACGAAGACGACTATATCGAGCTCGGCATCCGCGCCATGGAAGTCGCCACCGTGCCGCCGGTCGTGGTGAACTGGGCCGGCAGCGAGACGGTCAGCGTCGAGGATTACTGCACGTTCATGGGCGAGCTGGTCGGCGTCGAGCCGATCTTCGAATACACCGACCAGGCACATCCGCCGCTATGGCCGGATGTCACTCACATGCACGACGTGCTCGGCCGCACCAAGGTGCCCTGGCGCGACGGCTTCCGGCGCATGATCGAGGCCCGTCACCCGGGAATCGCCCTGCCCCCGCATGATTCGACAACACCCTAA
- a CDS encoding alpha/beta hydrolase: MSDAAPTPRPRLVIVDGVPMSAVVAEAPDPKAVIVAIHGGGTTAVYFDCPGHPSYSFLRTGAAAGFTVVALDRPGYGSSAPYPEAMAEGDQRVNLAYGAVERIIGERPSGAGLFVMGHSGGCELTIRMAADERGADLLGIELAGTGRHYHPAAKEILKTATRERRPSGMRDLLWSPETMYPPEVLGGATVSPSAPSYEDQMVSDWARQTFPTLAPAVRVPVQFSIAEHEKVWQTDDSAVQEIISMFSGVPRFTVHRQPNAGHNISLGHSAPQYHAKVLGFADECVAARSADGEAAG, translated from the coding sequence ATGAGCGATGCCGCGCCGACTCCGCGACCCCGGCTGGTGATCGTCGACGGGGTGCCGATGTCGGCGGTGGTCGCCGAAGCCCCTGATCCCAAGGCCGTGATCGTGGCCATCCACGGCGGCGGCACCACCGCGGTCTATTTCGACTGCCCCGGCCATCCGTCGTACTCGTTCCTTCGCACCGGCGCGGCGGCGGGATTCACCGTGGTGGCGCTCGACCGGCCCGGCTACGGCAGTTCGGCGCCCTACCCCGAGGCGATGGCCGAGGGCGACCAGCGCGTCAACCTGGCATATGGTGCGGTCGAACGCATCATCGGCGAACGACCAAGCGGCGCAGGTCTGTTCGTGATGGGCCATTCGGGCGGCTGCGAGCTGACGATACGGATGGCTGCCGACGAGCGCGGCGCCGATCTGCTCGGCATCGAGTTGGCCGGAACCGGCCGGCACTATCACCCCGCGGCCAAAGAAATACTCAAGACAGCGACGCGAGAACGCCGCCCGTCGGGCATGCGCGACCTGCTGTGGAGCCCGGAGACCATGTATCCGCCCGAGGTCCTCGGCGGCGCGACGGTGTCCCCATCCGCTCCCTCCTACGAGGACCAGATGGTGTCGGACTGGGCCCGTCAAACCTTCCCCACGCTGGCCCCCGCCGTCCGGGTGCCGGTGCAATTCAGTATCGCCGAGCACGAAAAGGTCTGGCAGACCGACGATTCGGCGGTGCAGGAGATCATCTCGATGTTCTCCGGCGTGCCGCGCTTCACCGTGCACCGGCAACCTAACGCGGGCCACAACATCAGCCTCGGCCACTCCGCCCCGCAATACCACGCGAAGGTTCTCGGGTTCGCCGACGAGTGTGTGGCCGCACGTTCAGCGGACGGGGAGGCCGCCGGATGA
- a CDS encoding LLM class F420-dependent oxidoreductase, with the protein MRIGLMVGSDKERARADRLAGLIADAVAAENDGFASFWMPQVPGYLDAMTAVTLIGQATKRIEIGTAVVPIQTRHPMIMAQQALTTQIACGGRFTLGIGPSHHWIVNGQLGLDYDRPVRLTRDYLEVLEASFAGPGTVAVDNNSYHVHSPLDVTDSYGVPILLSALGPTMLRLAGERAGGTVLWMADERAIRDHVVPRIAQAANRVGRPAPRIVAGVPVALCAHDAADEARGYASEVLGHADFSPNYVRLLEHGDAQDVGDTMAAGDESAILARLRRYREAGATDLAARIVLLGKDATQRTESRRRTQEFLSSLCPAL; encoded by the coding sequence ATGCGCATCGGCTTGATGGTCGGCTCCGACAAGGAGCGCGCGCGTGCCGACCGGTTGGCCGGGCTGATCGCCGATGCTGTCGCGGCCGAAAACGACGGGTTCGCCTCTTTTTGGATGCCCCAGGTGCCCGGCTATCTCGATGCGATGACCGCCGTGACACTGATCGGGCAGGCGACCAAGCGCATCGAAATCGGGACGGCGGTCGTACCCATCCAGACCCGCCATCCGATGATCATGGCGCAGCAAGCCCTGACCACCCAGATCGCGTGCGGCGGACGATTCACGCTGGGGATCGGACCGTCACATCATTGGATCGTCAACGGCCAACTCGGATTGGACTACGACCGCCCGGTCCGCCTGACCCGCGACTACCTCGAGGTACTCGAAGCGTCGTTCGCCGGGCCGGGCACGGTCGCCGTCGACAACAACAGCTATCACGTCCACTCGCCGCTGGACGTCACCGACAGCTATGGGGTTCCAATTCTGTTGTCCGCGTTGGGTCCGACGATGCTGCGGCTTGCCGGCGAGCGAGCCGGCGGCACCGTGCTCTGGATGGCCGACGAGCGGGCGATCCGCGACCACGTCGTCCCGCGCATCGCCCAGGCGGCCAACCGCGTCGGGCGGCCCGCCCCGCGTATCGTCGCCGGAGTTCCGGTCGCCCTGTGCGCCCACGACGCGGCAGACGAGGCTCGCGGTTACGCCAGCGAGGTGCTCGGGCACGCCGACTTCTCGCCGAACTATGTGCGACTGCTCGAACACGGCGATGCCCAGGACGTCGGTGACACCATGGCCGCGGGCGACGAATCCGCGATCCTGGCCCGGCTGCGCCGCTATCGCGAAGCGGGCGCTACCGATCTGGCGGCGCGAATTGTCCTGCTGGGCAAGGACGCAACGCAACGGACCGAGTCGCGACGCCGGACCCAGGAGTTTCTGTCGTCGCTGTGTCCGGCGTTGTGA
- a CDS encoding ferredoxin, giving the protein MKIRLDRTICDGFGVCAKYAPGYFSLDDWGYASLIGDGTVPESDRDAVMRALMDCPVHAIAEIGERISPAASLPLTEADDPAEHLKTEENEAEWGFTR; this is encoded by the coding sequence ATGAAAATCCGCCTGGACCGCACCATTTGCGACGGCTTCGGAGTTTGCGCCAAATACGCGCCCGGATATTTCTCGCTGGACGACTGGGGTTATGCATCCCTTATCGGGGATGGCACGGTACCGGAGTCGGATCGCGACGCGGTCATGCGCGCGCTGATGGACTGCCCGGTGCACGCCATCGCCGAGATCGGTGAACGCATCTCACCCGCCGCCTCGCTGCCACTCACCGAGGCGGACGATCCGGCCGAGCATCTCAAAACCGAAGAGAATGAAGCCGAATGGGGCTTCACCCGTTGA
- a CDS encoding cytochrome P450, translating to MTKPKVLFDPYSDDYYNNPFEIYARMREDAPLYYDEKEDFYALTRHVDVAAAFKDFETYSSARGCDLAMVRRGVSPEQRSIIFMDPPDHRHMRSLLNKAFTPRAVQSQRETIIEVVDKYLGACDPENFDVVQDFSGPFPVEVITRMAGVPEEYRQQVRHWIDTSLHHEPGQIEVSEAGMQANIETAMYYYGLIQQRRADPQDDMISRLIAAEIPTEDGPPRKLDDIEICGFATLLGGAGAETVTKLMGNAAVIFARHPDQWQKLQDDREKIPGAVEELLRYEGPVQYNVRYTLKEAHVSGGVIPPFKPVFLCGASANRDSDAFTDADTFDIERDQTEAQHLGLGYGIHSCLGAALARLESRIALERLLDFMPRYEVDWSGCKRVNMQNVAGWKSVPVKVLR from the coding sequence GTGACAAAACCGAAAGTTCTCTTCGATCCGTACTCCGACGACTATTACAACAATCCGTTCGAGATCTATGCGCGGATGCGCGAGGACGCGCCGTTGTACTACGACGAGAAAGAGGACTTCTACGCGCTGACCCGCCATGTTGACGTGGCGGCGGCTTTCAAAGACTTCGAGACGTACTCCTCGGCGCGCGGCTGCGATCTGGCGATGGTGCGCCGGGGAGTCTCGCCGGAGCAACGGTCGATCATCTTCATGGACCCGCCCGACCACCGGCACATGCGCAGCCTGCTCAACAAGGCGTTCACGCCTCGGGCCGTCCAATCGCAGCGCGAAACGATCATCGAGGTGGTCGACAAGTACCTGGGCGCCTGCGATCCGGAGAACTTCGATGTGGTGCAAGACTTCTCCGGGCCGTTCCCGGTCGAGGTCATCACCCGGATGGCCGGCGTGCCGGAGGAATACCGCCAGCAGGTGCGGCACTGGATCGACACCAGCCTGCATCACGAACCCGGACAGATCGAGGTCAGCGAGGCCGGAATGCAGGCCAATATCGAGACCGCGATGTATTACTACGGTCTGATTCAACAGCGGCGTGCGGACCCACAGGACGACATGATCAGCAGGTTGATCGCGGCCGAGATCCCCACCGAAGACGGTCCGCCCCGCAAACTCGACGACATCGAGATCTGCGGGTTCGCAACCCTTCTGGGCGGCGCCGGCGCCGAGACCGTCACCAAACTGATGGGCAACGCGGCAGTCATCTTCGCCCGGCACCCCGACCAGTGGCAAAAGCTGCAGGACGACCGCGAGAAGATCCCGGGGGCGGTCGAAGAGTTATTGCGCTACGAGGGGCCGGTGCAATACAACGTCCGCTACACCCTCAAAGAGGCACATGTCAGCGGCGGCGTGATTCCCCCCTTCAAGCCGGTATTCCTGTGCGGAGCATCGGCCAACCGCGACAGCGATGCTTTCACCGACGCCGACACGTTCGACATCGAGCGCGACCAGACCGAGGCGCAACATCTCGGCCTGGGATATGGCATTCACAGCTGCCTCGGTGCCGCTCTGGCCCGCTTGGAAAGCAGGATCGCGCTGGAGCGATTGCTGGACTTCATGCCGCGCTACGAGGTGGACTGGTCGGGGTGCAAGCGGGTAAACATGCAAAACGTTGCGGGCTGGAAGAGCGTGCCCGTCAAAGTCCTTCGATAA
- a CDS encoding NAD(P)-dependent oxidoreductase, translating to MKVGFVGAGRMGRAMVARLTAAGHDVGVLVRDATDDAKRHDLERLGATVVNEMTDAAAQADVVVLCVFTDEQVRQVCLDSPLLSGMPAGSTLVVHTTTSPKTIEAVAAQAGHVEVVDAPVSGGPHDIAAGTLTLFVGGTGDTVARLQTVLGCYGDPVLHVGPRGAGQTVKLVNNALFAGHIGLLAESIRLGERLGVPESTLLGALAQGSATSRVLDIVAATGSIAGFIEVAGEFVGKDVAVVRDIAADLGGDLGALDDVIEVLDVGGKV from the coding sequence GTGAAAGTCGGGTTCGTCGGCGCCGGGCGGATGGGCCGTGCGATGGTGGCGCGTCTCACCGCGGCCGGCCACGACGTCGGGGTGTTGGTCCGCGATGCCACGGATGACGCGAAGCGCCACGATCTCGAGCGGCTGGGCGCAACCGTGGTGAACGAGATGACCGACGCCGCCGCGCAGGCCGATGTGGTGGTGCTCTGCGTCTTCACCGACGAGCAGGTGCGCCAGGTCTGCCTGGACAGCCCGCTGCTGTCGGGCATGCCGGCGGGCTCGACCCTGGTGGTGCACACCACGACCAGCCCGAAAACAATCGAGGCCGTCGCGGCGCAGGCGGGCCATGTCGAGGTCGTCGATGCGCCGGTCAGCGGCGGCCCGCATGACATCGCGGCGGGCACCCTCACGCTCTTCGTCGGCGGCACGGGTGACACCGTGGCCCGACTGCAAACGGTATTGGGCTGCTACGGCGACCCGGTGCTGCACGTCGGCCCGCGCGGCGCCGGTCAGACGGTGAAGCTGGTCAACAACGCACTGTTCGCCGGCCACATCGGGCTGCTCGCCGAGTCCATCCGGCTGGGCGAGCGCCTGGGCGTTCCGGAATCGACGCTGCTGGGCGCATTGGCGCAGGGCAGCGCCACCAGCCGGGTGCTCGACATTGTGGCCGCGACCGGCTCGATCGCGGGGTTCATCGAGGTGGCCGGGGAATTCGTCGGAAAAGATGTGGCCGTCGTGCGCGACATCGCCGCGGACCTGGGTGGCGACCTCGGCGCCCTCGACGACGTCATCGAAGTCCTCGATGTCGGCGGAAAGGTTTGA
- a CDS encoding NAD(P)-dependent oxidoreductase has protein sequence MRVGFIGLGSQGGPMARRIVEGGFATTLWARRPATVEPFADTSAEIASSPAELAAASDLVCLCVVGEADIEEIATGEQGLLAGLKSGSVIAVHSTVHPNTCKSLAKKVGSKGVSLLDAPVSGGGPAAAEGRLMVMVGGETDAVERCRPVFETYGDPVVHLGELGTGQTTKLLNNLLFTANLGTAATALSLAQSLGVAAERLVEVVSRSSGNSFALNVIGGSDGLDRLAGVAGTLLQKDVRLIVDLAEAAAARGGAVLDAADAALTLMDHPR, from the coding sequence ATGAGAGTCGGATTCATCGGCTTGGGCAGCCAGGGTGGCCCCATGGCCCGGCGGATCGTCGAAGGCGGCTTCGCGACCACGCTCTGGGCGCGCCGGCCCGCAACGGTTGAGCCGTTCGCCGACACCTCGGCGGAAATCGCGTCGTCACCGGCCGAACTCGCCGCGGCCAGCGATCTGGTCTGCCTCTGCGTGGTCGGCGAGGCCGACATCGAGGAAATCGCCACCGGTGAACAGGGGTTGCTCGCGGGCCTCAAGTCGGGCAGTGTGATCGCGGTACACAGCACCGTGCACCCCAACACCTGCAAGTCGCTCGCGAAAAAGGTTGGCAGTAAGGGTGTTTCGTTGCTCGACGCCCCGGTCAGCGGCGGCGGTCCGGCCGCCGCCGAGGGACGTTTGATGGTGATGGTCGGCGGTGAAACCGACGCCGTCGAGCGCTGCCGTCCCGTCTTCGAAACCTATGGCGATCCCGTCGTCCACCTCGGCGAACTGGGCACCGGCCAAACCACCAAGCTGCTCAACAATCTGCTGTTCACCGCGAACCTGGGAACCGCGGCCACCGCGCTTTCGCTGGCGCAGTCGCTCGGCGTCGCAGCGGAGCGGCTCGTCGAAGTCGTCTCACGCAGCAGCGGAAACAGCTTCGCACTCAATGTCATTGGCGGAAGCGACGGCCTGGACCGGTTGGCCGGCGTGGCAGGCACGTTGCTGCAGAAGGACGTGCGGCTGATCGTCGACCTCGCCGAGGCGGCCGCCGCTCGCGGGGGCGCCGTCCTCGATGCGGCCGACGCCGCGCTGACACTGATGGATCACCCGAGGTGA
- a CDS encoding DUF1330 domain-containing protein: protein MPKGYVILTEAIKDPEGMKAYGKAAGSAMSGATILAVDTAPTVIEGDWHGDQTVVLEFESVDAARAWYESEGYQKAAKLRQAAADCNAVILSGF from the coding sequence GTGCCCAAGGGATACGTCATCCTCACCGAGGCCATCAAGGACCCAGAGGGTATGAAGGCCTACGGTAAGGCCGCCGGCTCGGCGATGAGCGGCGCCACCATTCTCGCGGTGGACACCGCGCCGACAGTCATCGAGGGCGACTGGCACGGCGACCAGACCGTCGTGCTGGAGTTCGAATCCGTCGACGCCGCCCGCGCCTGGTACGAATCCGAGGGCTACCAGAAGGCTGCCAAACTGCGCCAGGCGGCCGCCGACTGCAACGCGGTCATCCTCTCCGGATTCTGA
- a CDS encoding acyl-CoA dehydrogenase family protein: MQLTFDAEVEAFRADFVAFLDEHLPTPAQAAQRPSSTSHVPEWSRRWQRLQFDHGWLLPGNPPEFGGRDANILQQFVHREELARRRIYHCFNPQGVGIIAASLLSFGTDEQKQHWAVPILRADLTASLGMSEPGAGSDLAGLSTKAELVGDHFVVNGQKVWTSGAHDADVILTFVRTDPNAPRHKGISALLIPTDTPGLVCRPFPSVYDRDDLDFNEVFFNDVRVPAENLVGPLHQGWRVANGSLGHERTLMWMAFANRLEQLLEDYRPADAVSADHYATIAMDYCALRLLGSRALGRAARGDVDVAAMSVLKVFGSEAEQNALRHALDGAGIDGLRDAALSAPYNPYAPNVFTASWFTRYISSYAGTIAGGTSEIQRNIIAQRVLGLPSR, translated from the coding sequence ATGCAACTCACCTTCGACGCCGAGGTCGAAGCCTTCCGCGCGGATTTCGTCGCGTTCCTCGACGAGCATCTGCCGACGCCGGCACAGGCCGCGCAGCGGCCGTCGTCGACATCACATGTGCCTGAGTGGTCGCGCCGCTGGCAGCGGCTGCAGTTCGACCACGGTTGGCTGTTGCCCGGAAATCCGCCCGAATTCGGCGGGCGCGACGCGAATATTCTGCAACAGTTCGTCCACCGCGAGGAGCTGGCGCGGCGCCGGATCTATCACTGCTTCAATCCCCAGGGCGTCGGCATCATCGCGGCGTCGCTGCTGTCCTTCGGGACCGACGAGCAGAAGCAACATTGGGCGGTGCCGATTCTGCGCGCCGACCTGACCGCGTCCCTGGGTATGAGCGAACCTGGGGCCGGCTCCGACCTGGCTGGCCTGTCGACCAAGGCCGAGTTGGTCGGCGATCACTTCGTGGTCAACGGGCAGAAGGTCTGGACCTCTGGCGCTCATGACGCCGACGTCATCCTGACCTTCGTTCGCACCGACCCAAACGCCCCGAGGCACAAGGGAATAAGCGCGCTGCTGATTCCCACCGATACACCCGGGCTGGTGTGTCGTCCGTTCCCGTCGGTCTACGACCGCGACGATCTGGACTTCAACGAAGTCTTCTTCAACGACGTTCGGGTACCCGCGGAGAACCTCGTCGGACCGCTCCATCAAGGCTGGCGGGTCGCGAATGGCTCACTCGGTCATGAGCGCACCTTGATGTGGATGGCCTTCGCGAACCGGTTAGAGCAGCTTCTCGAGGACTACCGCCCGGCGGACGCGGTGAGCGCAGACCACTACGCCACCATCGCGATGGACTACTGCGCACTGCGGCTACTTGGCTCGCGAGCACTGGGGCGGGCGGCCCGCGGCGACGTCGACGTGGCGGCCATGTCCGTGCTGAAGGTCTTCGGTTCCGAGGCCGAGCAAAACGCACTCAGGCATGCGCTGGACGGAGCGGGCATCGACGGATTGCGCGACGCGGCGCTCTCGGCGCCGTATAACCCGTACGCGCCCAACGTGTTTACCGCCAGCTGGTTCACCCGCTACATCAGCAGTTATGCGGGCACCATCGCGGGCGGTACGTCGGAGATTCAGCGCAACATCATCGCCCAGCGGGTGCTGGGACTGCCGTCGCGCTGA